A part of Streptomyces sp. NBC_01497 genomic DNA contains:
- a CDS encoding geranylgeranyl reductase family protein — protein sequence MTEPLSENTADVIVVGAGPAGSTTAYYLAKAGLDVLLLEKTAFPREKVCGDGLTPRATKQLVSMGIDISEEAGWLRNKGLRIIGGGMRLELDWPDLASYPDYGLVRKRDDFDDQLARQAQKAGARLYERCNVGEPITDRTGRITGVHAKLGEEKRPVTFHAPLVVAADGNSTRLSVGMGLHRREDRPMGVAVRTYFTSPRHDDDYLESWLELWDRRGTEDRLLPGYGWVFGMGDGTSNVGLGILDSSAAFQELNWREVLKAWCASMPEDWGYTPENMTTPIRGAALPMAFNRQPHYTRGLLLVGDAGGMINPFNGEGIAYAMESGQLAADVIVQAHARATPALRERALQRYPQVLKDTYGGYYTLGRAFVKLIGNPTIMKLAAQRGLTHPLLMKFTLKLLANLTDPTGGDAMDRIINGLTKVAPRA from the coding sequence GTGACCGAGCCCCTCTCCGAGAACACCGCCGACGTCATTGTCGTCGGGGCGGGCCCCGCCGGCTCGACCACGGCGTACTACCTGGCCAAGGCGGGTCTGGACGTCCTGCTCCTGGAGAAGACGGCGTTCCCGCGCGAGAAGGTGTGCGGCGACGGCCTCACACCCCGCGCGACCAAGCAACTGGTGTCCATGGGCATCGACATCTCCGAAGAGGCGGGCTGGCTGCGCAACAAGGGCCTGCGGATCATCGGGGGCGGCATGCGGCTCGAACTCGACTGGCCGGATCTCGCCTCGTACCCGGACTACGGTCTCGTCCGCAAGCGCGACGACTTCGACGACCAGCTGGCCCGGCAGGCGCAGAAGGCCGGCGCCCGGCTCTACGAGCGGTGCAACGTCGGCGAGCCGATCACCGACCGCACCGGCAGGATCACCGGCGTCCACGCGAAGCTCGGTGAGGAGAAACGGCCCGTCACCTTCCACGCGCCGCTGGTGGTCGCCGCCGACGGCAACTCAACGCGACTGTCCGTCGGCATGGGGCTGCACCGGCGCGAGGACCGCCCCATGGGCGTCGCCGTGCGGACGTACTTCACCTCACCGCGCCACGACGACGACTACCTGGAGTCGTGGCTGGAGCTGTGGGACCGGCGCGGCACCGAGGACCGGCTGCTGCCCGGCTACGGCTGGGTCTTCGGCATGGGCGACGGCACGTCGAACGTCGGCCTCGGCATCCTCGACTCCTCGGCCGCGTTCCAGGAACTGAACTGGCGCGAGGTGCTGAAGGCCTGGTGCGCCTCCATGCCGGAGGACTGGGGATACACCCCGGAGAACATGACGACGCCGATCCGGGGCGCCGCGCTGCCGATGGCGTTCAACCGGCAGCCGCACTACACGCGCGGCCTGCTGCTGGTCGGCGACGCCGGCGGCATGATCAACCCGTTCAACGGCGAGGGCATCGCCTACGCCATGGAGTCCGGGCAGCTGGCCGCCGACGTGATCGTCCAGGCGCACGCGCGCGCCACCCCGGCCCTGCGGGAGCGGGCGCTGCAGCGGTACCCGCAGGTCCTCAAGGACACGTACGGCGGCTACTACACCCTGGGCCGCGCGTTCGTGAAGCTGATCGGCAACCCGACGATCATGAAGCTGGCGGCGCAGCGCGGCCTGACGCACCCCCTGCTGATGAAGTTCACGCTGAAGCTGCTCGCGAACCTGACCGACCCGACGGGCGGCGACGCGATGGACCGGATCATCAACGGGTTGACGAAGGTCGCTCCACGGGCGTAA